Proteins from one Malaya genurostris strain Urasoe2022 chromosome 2, Malgen_1.1, whole genome shotgun sequence genomic window:
- the LOC131432995 gene encoding S-adenosylmethionine sensor upstream of mTORC1, translating into MASAEQLALSQLIKSVHKELRESTKTSEPDQVWRDHLSNQKVLNQYATAMHKLATCHWDKNMHVSSKQANCRIEWVVNSCREYFFEPRLLNLFREKENKIMKGIDPEQASSNNDYEVQRISMLDVGSCYNPFAVFPDFSVTAIDIAPANDTVSCCDFLEFPLGLHSADSFMGCHFDAVVFSLLLEYLPTSDQRLKCCQKAYEVLKPEGILLIITPDSRHQGANAKLMKNWRYTLGLIGFCRIKFEKLEHVTCMVFRKAVYKEVPRRWCSIHKETYMQQALNIPQDFNESVFNVNSNQQNQNQFLTEVDETEIKDLFNGLPFVDHEMF; encoded by the exons ATGGCATCGGCCGAGCAACTCGCCTTATCACAATTAATCAAATCAGTGCACAAAGAACTTCGTGAGTCGACCAAAACATCTGAACCGGATCAAGTTTGGAGAGATCACCTGAGCAATCAGAAGGTTCTGAATCAGTATGCCACGGCAATGCACAAGCTGGCCACCTGCCATTGGGACAAGAATATGCACGTTTCTAGTAAACAAGCAAACTGTCGTATTGAATGGGTTGTAAATTCCTGTCGAGAGTACTTTTTTGAACCTCgtttgttgaatttgtttcgtgAAAAAGAGAATAAG ATAATGAAAGGAATTGATCCAGAGCAAGCTTCTAGTAACAATGATTATGAAGTTCAGAGGATCAGTATGCTGGATGTAGGAAGTTGCTATAATCCATTTGCAGTATTTCCAGATTTCAGTGTAACAGCAATAGATATAGCTCCAGCTAATGATACAGTCAGTTGCTGCGATTTCTTAGAATTTCCTCTAGGTTTGCATTCAGCCGACAGTTTCATGGGCTGTCATTTCGATGCAGTTGTATTCAGTTTGCTGCTTGAATATCTGCCTACTTCAGATCAACGACTGAAATGTTGCCAAAAAGCGTACGAAGTTCTGAAGCCCGAAGGGATTTTACTAATAATTACACCGGACTCTCGCCATCAGGGTGCAAATGCCAAGTTAATGAAAAATTGGCGATATACGCTTGGTCTCATTGGATTCTGTCGAATAAAGTTTGAGAAATTAGAGCACGTGACTTGCATGGTATTTAGGAAGGCTGTTTACAAGGAAGTTCCTCGAAGATGGTGTTCTATTCATAAGGAAACATATATGCAACAGGCTTTGAATATACCTCAAGACTTTaacgaaagtgtgtttaatgtCAACAGCAACCAACAAAATCAGAACCAATTTCTTACTGAAGTagatgaaactgaaattaaagaTTTATTTAATGGACTACCTTTTGTTGACCACGAAATGTTCTAA